A genomic window from Pyxicephalus adspersus chromosome 2, UCB_Pads_2.0, whole genome shotgun sequence includes:
- the RASL12 gene encoding ras-like protein family member 12 codes for MSMMFGKPRALNAAHFSTNERSPHAECNLVLLGCRGAGKSALTVKFLTRRFISEYDPYLEDTYTTEEVVDQQPVLVRVMDTADQDGPVNPERYLSWANAFLVVYSIDNKKSFEGCLQYLEIISQYNKGAVHESPVLLIGNKLDMERYRQVSKADGSALASRHGCLFREVSACLDFRLVQQVFHDAIHEVRRDADRSAHIRPPLYISEERALLGLPPMSSSATSSRHGMPTLSTLSPLSYKEIPSVAQAKLVTVKSSRAQSKRKAPTLTLLKGFKIF; via the exons ATGTCTATGATGTTTGGGAAACCCAGAGCCCTAAATGCTGCTCATTTCTCCACAAATGAACGCAGTCCACATGCAGAATGTAACCTGGTCCTACTGGGGTGTCGAGGAGCTGGGAAGTCAG CACTGACTGTGAAGTTTCTGACCAGACGGTTTATCAGTGAATATGACCCTTATCTTG AGGACACCTACACCACAGAAGAAGTAGTAGACCAGCAACCAGTTCTTGTGCGAGTAATGGACACAGCTGATCAA GATGGGCCGGTGAATCCTGAGCGGTACTTAAGCTGGGCCAATGCCTTTCTAGTGGTGTACAGCATTGATAACAAGAAGAGCTTCGAGGGCTGTCTTCAATACTTGGAGATAATCTCTCAGTATAACAAAGGAGCAGTACACGAGAGTCCGGTTCTGCTTATAGGAAACAAGCTTGACATGGAACGGTACAG ACAGGTCAGTAAGGCAGATGGTTCAGCTCTTGCCTCTCGCCATGGCTGCCTGTTTCGGGAGGTCTCTGCTTGCCTGGATTTCCGATTGGTGCAGCAGGTGTTTCATGATGCTATTCATGAGGTGAGAAGAGATGCAGACAGGTCTGCACATATTAGACCACCATTGTACATCAGCGAAGAGAGGGCGCTGCTTGGCCTTCCACCAATGTCCTCTTCTGCAACATCCAGCCGTCATGGTATGCCAACCCTCAGCACACTTTCCCCTCTAAGTTACAAAGAGATCCCATCTGTAGCCCAAGCCAAACTTGTTACTGTAAAATCTTCAAGAGCTCAGAGCAAACGTAAGGCACCTACTTTAACCCTACTTAAGGGGttcaagattttttaa